A single window of Acidobacteriota bacterium DNA harbors:
- a CDS encoding TIGR00282 family metallophosphoesterase, translating to MFRVLLTGDTMARAGRRVLEERLFDLRSQREIDFVVSNVENAAGGYSITSRIAEDLFAAGVDVMTSGNHIFDKKEILEFIEREPRLLRPANYAPGVPGKGRWVGKVKGIPVAVINLQGRAFMPPSDDPFRCADAQLAALEPSVKIVLVDMHAETTAEKIAMGRYLDGRVSAVVGTHTHVQTADEQIFPNGTAYITDLGMTGPHDGVIGMQTSIVIERFLKGVAPRFEPSDGDIKLNGLLVDLDEESGKAIQVERVSLDHK from the coding sequence ATGTTCAGAGTGTTGCTGACCGGCGATACGATGGCTCGCGCTGGTCGTCGTGTATTGGAAGAGCGGTTATTCGATCTTCGCTCCCAACGCGAGATTGATTTCGTTGTGTCCAACGTCGAAAACGCCGCCGGAGGCTATTCCATCACCTCACGCATCGCCGAAGACTTGTTTGCCGCCGGGGTGGACGTTATGACTTCGGGTAATCACATCTTCGACAAAAAAGAAATTCTCGAATTCATCGAACGCGAACCTCGATTGCTTCGCCCAGCCAATTACGCTCCCGGAGTGCCCGGCAAGGGTCGTTGGGTTGGCAAGGTGAAGGGCATTCCCGTCGCCGTCATTAATTTGCAGGGACGCGCCTTTATGCCTCCTTCAGACGATCCGTTTCGATGCGCGGACGCACAACTGGCCGCGCTGGAGCCTTCCGTCAAAATCGTTCTGGTAGATATGCACGCCGAAACCACGGCTGAAAAAATCGCCATGGGGCGGTATCTGGATGGGCGAGTTTCCGCCGTTGTCGGCACTCATACACACGTGCAAACCGCTGATGAACAGATTTTTCCGAACGGCACTGCGTACATCACTGATTTGGGAATGACGGGGCCGCATGATGGAGTTATCGGCATGCAAACCAGCATCGTCATTGAGCGGTTCCTGAAAGGCGTCGCTCCGCGCTTTGAGCCGAGCGACGGCGACATCAAGCTCAACGGGTTGCTCGTGGATTTGGATGAAGAATCGGGAAAAGCGATTCAAGTTGAACGAGTAAGCCTGGATCACAAGTAA
- a CDS encoding FAD-dependent oxidoreductase: MADIANIVIIGGGVIGTAIAAEVSSFADDVFLLEALPRLGLGISTRNSGVIHAGIYYKPESLKAVHCVRGVPMMYEFCAKHSIPHQRIGKLIVADSEEHLPQLEELKRRAEQNGVMNLRIVDRHEIQKIEPNIVSPIAIHSPSTGIVEAEELIKTLARIAQSNGAHILTNTKVIGAEVKNGLTTVRTEREEVQARVIINAAGLFSDEVARMFGFDQHTVYPCRGEYAEVIPSRSHLVKGLVYPLPLPTGHGLGVHFTRTTGGALLLGPNARYRQSKDDYESDRTPITEHYESARLMCPSLRLEDLRQSYTGLRPRLTPEHIHTIADWVIEHDPRWPQVIHLIGLESPGLTSCLSIGKSVAEMVRSVL, from the coding sequence ATGGCAGACATTGCTAACATTGTCATTATCGGCGGCGGCGTTATCGGCACAGCCATCGCTGCCGAAGTTTCGAGTTTTGCCGACGATGTGTTTTTGCTGGAGGCATTGCCGCGACTCGGATTGGGAATATCCACGCGCAACAGCGGAGTCATTCATGCCGGAATTTATTACAAGCCTGAATCGCTGAAAGCGGTTCATTGCGTGCGCGGCGTGCCGATGATGTACGAGTTTTGCGCCAAACACTCCATTCCGCATCAACGCATCGGTAAACTGATTGTCGCCGATAGCGAAGAACATTTGCCGCAGCTTGAAGAATTGAAACGGCGCGCCGAACAAAACGGCGTCATGAATTTGCGGATCGTTGACCGTCATGAAATTCAGAAGATCGAACCGAACATCGTTTCGCCGATTGCAATCCATTCGCCTTCGACAGGGATTGTCGAAGCTGAAGAACTGATCAAAACCCTGGCGCGCATTGCGCAATCGAACGGCGCACACATCCTGACCAACACCAAAGTCATCGGAGCCGAAGTCAAAAACGGTTTGACTACCGTCCGTACTGAACGCGAGGAGGTTCAGGCTCGCGTAATCATCAACGCCGCCGGGTTATTTTCCGATGAGGTTGCGCGGATGTTCGGATTCGATCAACACACTGTTTACCCTTGCCGTGGAGAATACGCCGAAGTGATCCCCAGCCGCAGCCACCTGGTCAAAGGTCTGGTGTATCCGCTGCCACTGCCGACAGGGCACGGGCTTGGAGTTCACTTCACGCGCACCACTGGTGGAGCGTTGCTGCTTGGCCCGAACGCTCGATATCGCCAAAGCAAGGATGATTACGAAAGCGACCGCACGCCAATCACGGAACATTACGAATCTGCCAGGTTGATGTGTCCCAGTTTGCGGCTGGAAGATTTACGGCAGAGTTACACGGGGTTGCGTCCGCGATTAACGCCGGAACACATCCACACCATCGCCGATTGGGTGATCGAGCACGATCCGCGCTGGCCGCAAGTCATTCACCTGATCGGCCTGGAATCGCCCGGACTAACTTCCTGCCTTTCCATTGGCAAGAGCGTCGCCGAAATGGTTCGTTCAGTTTTGTAG
- a CDS encoding MFS transporter: MSKTILYSLAFVALGLISGSVGPTLPALAAQTNVEIKQISNMFVARSAGTLIGSWLIGRMYDRFTGHPLLAISLLISAVAMALLPISGFLWMVLALSLVIGLASASINVGGNAMIVMVHGDKVRPFMSTLHFAFGFGGFIAPMFVAAFADRPNGLRWAYWMLALIGVLPGILTTFSTSPRPQTDHHKEIAASIPATLIGLLIFYFFLEVGAEASVMGWIFSYSVSQGISPQVAYKINSAFWAAFTLGRLATIWLSRFAALPQILCFVSLAALFASALLVFPPTSNLVLGCAIGFGISIAPVFPSTFGFAQSRLHLSGKVTGFFLVGSSAGGMFWPRLIGQFFELHGAQVMAWTVVGTLLGALALILLIASRSHQEA; the protein is encoded by the coding sequence ATGTCGAAAACAATTCTTTATTCGTTAGCCTTCGTTGCGCTCGGCCTCATCTCCGGTTCCGTTGGGCCAACCCTGCCCGCGTTGGCGGCGCAAACCAACGTCGAAATCAAACAAATCAGCAATATGTTCGTCGCCCGCTCAGCCGGAACGCTGATCGGTTCGTGGCTGATCGGACGAATGTATGACCGTTTCACGGGCCATCCGCTGCTGGCAATTTCCCTGCTGATTTCGGCTGTGGCAATGGCGTTGTTGCCGATTTCCGGCTTTCTGTGGATGGTGTTGGCGCTCTCGCTGGTAATCGGATTGGCATCAGCTTCGATTAACGTCGGAGGCAACGCGATGATTGTCATGGTTCACGGCGACAAAGTTCGTCCGTTTATGAGCACACTGCATTTCGCGTTTGGCTTTGGTGGATTTATTGCACCGATGTTCGTTGCGGCGTTCGCGGATCGTCCAAATGGATTGCGCTGGGCGTATTGGATGTTGGCTTTGATCGGTGTTTTGCCGGGAATTCTGACTACGTTTTCAACCAGCCCACGTCCGCAAACCGATCATCACAAAGAAATCGCTGCCTCCATTCCGGCGACCTTGATCGGGTTGCTGATTTTTTATTTCTTTCTGGAAGTTGGCGCCGAAGCGAGCGTGATGGGATGGATTTTCAGTTACTCGGTTAGTCAAGGCATCAGCCCACAGGTAGCCTACAAAATCAATTCGGCATTTTGGGCGGCGTTTACACTTGGGCGATTGGCCACCATCTGGCTTTCCCGCTTTGCCGCCTTGCCGCAGATTTTATGTTTCGTCAGTTTGGCGGCCTTGTTTGCCTCGGCGTTGTTGGTATTTCCACCGACGTCGAATCTTGTGTTGGGATGCGCCATCGGCTTTGGAATTTCCATCGCTCCGGTTTTCCCCAGCACATTCGGGTTTGCGCAAAGCCGGTTGCATCTATCCGGCAAAGTCACTGGATTTTTTCTGGTGGGATCGTCGGCGGGAGGAATGTTCTGGCCAAGATTGATTGGCCAGTTTTTTGAATTGCACGGTGCTCAGGTGATGGCCTGGACGGTCGTCGGCACATTGTTGGGTGCATTGGCGTTGATTTTGTTGATTGCATCCCGTTCGCATCAGGAAGCATAA
- a CDS encoding site-specific DNA-methyltransferase, whose translation MIKHPLARLDRDEQLRQSLRPFCRLKPGDVWSDELRGHRVGCLDAADRVDVVKLCGKRTSALAIHDLPYNFIAFEQRRVKDFVHWCEKVIENTNAVLANDASLYLWIGADQRAGFAPLPELMLMMRETEFRSRSLITLRNQRGYGTQKNWMSLRQELLYYAKGNPKFTPQYTDIPKAVKGYYKEVGGELTENSERGRSKTIRAGNVWIDVQQVFYRMEENVNGCYAQKPLKAIRRILEASSSPGDLVLDFFAHSGTTLLAAEMSGRSCLTMDIDPIFCEITIRRLEQFRQTGRTGWQNSNPFARELGQMKESGK comes from the coding sequence ATGATCAAACATCCGTTGGCGCGATTAGACCGCGATGAACAGCTCCGGCAAAGCTTACGGCCTTTTTGCAGGCTCAAGCCGGGCGATGTCTGGAGCGACGAATTACGGGGCCATCGCGTCGGTTGCCTGGACGCCGCCGACCGTGTAGATGTGGTAAAACTTTGTGGCAAACGAACTTCGGCGCTGGCAATTCACGATCTGCCGTACAACTTCATTGCATTCGAGCAGCGCCGCGTGAAGGATTTCGTACATTGGTGTGAAAAAGTCATTGAGAACACGAATGCGGTTTTGGCCAACGATGCCAGCCTGTATTTGTGGATCGGCGCTGACCAACGCGCGGGATTTGCTCCACTGCCAGAGTTGATGTTGATGATGCGCGAAACCGAATTTCGTTCTCGCAGCTTGATCACATTGCGCAACCAGCGCGGGTATGGAACCCAGAAAAACTGGATGAGTTTGCGGCAGGAGCTGTTGTATTACGCCAAGGGAAACCCAAAATTCACGCCGCAGTACACAGACATTCCCAAAGCCGTCAAGGGCTATTACAAGGAAGTCGGCGGCGAGTTGACAGAAAATTCCGAACGCGGGCGATCCAAGACCATTCGCGCGGGCAATGTCTGGATTGACGTGCAGCAGGTGTTTTACCGCATGGAAGAAAACGTCAATGGCTGTTACGCTCAAAAACCGTTGAAAGCCATCCGGCGCATTTTGGAGGCAAGCTCTTCGCCCGGCGACCTGGTGCTGGACTTTTTCGCTCATTCGGGAACGACGCTGCTGGCGGCGGAAATGAGCGGGCGAAGTTGTCTGACGATGGATATTGACCCCATTTTTTGCGAAATCACAATTCGACGATTGGAACAGTTCAGGCAAACCGGTCGCACGGGTTGGCAAAACAGCAACCCTTTCGCACGCGAACTTGGACAGATGAAAGAAAGTGGGAAATGA
- a CDS encoding DUF4230 domain-containing protein has protein sequence MTMTETTSSGKLWKLLAIVSFVVALLALALAAMLYTRKGIGDFFWPEEKIVSTARTTLLRLERDSNLVTTRAYIQAVIRQHNDAWYGNAEVIRIVPATIHYAVNLSEIDQGRMVYDEQKHELRVPLPDVKILSIDPDLTKAEIIRNLDFFRTESMTGNQLEDTTEQMVRPEIEKLGQSPEITKTAKENAISSVRQLLESALRSVGQPVAVQPYFKNDSQTEQQ, from the coding sequence ATGACGATGACTGAGACGACTTCATCCGGAAAACTTTGGAAACTGCTGGCGATTGTCAGCTTCGTTGTTGCCTTGTTGGCATTGGCTTTGGCGGCCATGCTGTATACGCGCAAAGGTATCGGCGATTTTTTCTGGCCGGAAGAAAAAATCGTTTCGACTGCCAGAACGACGCTGTTGAGATTGGAACGGGATTCCAATCTGGTTACGACGCGGGCTTATATTCAGGCTGTCATTCGGCAACACAACGACGCCTGGTACGGCAACGCCGAAGTCATTCGTATCGTTCCGGCAACGATTCATTACGCCGTGAACCTGAGCGAGATTGACCAGGGTCGGATGGTTTACGACGAACAGAAACATGAACTGCGAGTTCCGTTGCCGGATGTCAAAATTCTTTCGATTGATCCCGATCTGACAAAGGCCGAAATCATTCGCAATCTGGATTTTTTCAGGACCGAATCCATGACCGGCAACCAACTGGAAGACACCACGGAACAAATGGTGCGGCCCGAAATTGAAAAGCTGGGGCAATCGCCCGAAATTACCAAAACCGCCAAAGAAAATGCGATCTCCTCGGTTCGGCAGTTGCTGGAATCCGCACTCCGTTCAGTGGGTCAGCCTGTGGCGGTTCAACCGTATTTCAAAAACGATTCGCAGACAGAACAACAATGA
- a CDS encoding DMT family transporter, with the protein MKDSRTTQAKNSKQAGWRSDGALIALALMWGTSHVITKEILATHSSAFYTATRFGLAALCFALAFAGHLRRSTWQEIKQGTKLGLLSFAGIAFYVVGLSFTQVSKAGFITGLYLVFTPLLGYLLFRTKPTRDHLTGLVIAIAGFALLTFPHGEERINWGDLFILLSAIAWAAHISATSAFASNGDVRSLAAFQVITVAVLATAALFALKSLGMETMPNPWDSQFIVKIGTSAIAVPFLWQIGYMAIVVTFVAALLQTWAQSHVNPTHAVILYTLEPVTAAVFAYIVFGEKLGSWQLLGAVLIVVGITISRLRVASRLTGADLVKSLPIEEGPTPRSS; encoded by the coding sequence ATGAAGGACTCAAGAACAACCCAAGCCAAGAATTCAAAACAAGCAGGTTGGAGATCTGACGGCGCGCTGATTGCGCTGGCTTTGATGTGGGGTACGTCGCACGTCATTACCAAAGAAATTTTGGCGACGCATTCGTCAGCGTTTTACACTGCTACGCGATTTGGTTTGGCGGCATTGTGTTTCGCGCTGGCGTTCGCCGGCCATTTGCGGCGCAGCACCTGGCAGGAAATCAAACAGGGTACCAAACTAGGCTTGTTAAGTTTCGCTGGAATTGCGTTTTATGTTGTCGGCCTCAGTTTCACTCAGGTATCCAAAGCAGGGTTCATTACGGGGCTATATCTGGTTTTCACCCCGCTGCTCGGGTACTTGTTATTCCGCACCAAACCGACGCGTGACCATTTGACTGGTTTGGTCATTGCCATCGCCGGATTCGCGTTGCTCACATTTCCGCATGGCGAAGAGCGAATCAACTGGGGCGATTTGTTTATTCTGCTGTCTGCAATCGCCTGGGCAGCTCACATCTCTGCAACCAGTGCGTTTGCTTCCAACGGTGATGTGCGTTCGCTCGCAGCATTTCAGGTCATTACTGTAGCAGTTTTGGCTACTGCAGCTTTATTTGCCTTGAAAAGCCTGGGAATGGAGACTATGCCGAATCCCTGGGACAGCCAATTCATCGTGAAGATTGGCACCTCGGCTATTGCAGTGCCTTTCCTTTGGCAAATTGGTTATATGGCCATCGTCGTGACATTCGTCGCGGCACTGTTGCAAACCTGGGCGCAGAGCCATGTCAATCCAACTCACGCAGTTATTTTATACACGCTGGAACCGGTTACCGCGGCTGTTTTTGCTTATATCGTATTTGGCGAAAAGCTCGGCTCATGGCAATTGTTGGGAGCAGTGTTAATTGTCGTTGGCATTACGATTTCCCGGCTGAGAGTCGCATCCCGTTTAACCGGAGCCGATTTGGTGAAATCACTTCCTATTGAAGAGGGTCCTACTCCCCGCAGTTCATAG
- a CDS encoding DUF853 family protein, with translation MADPILIAKDSEEIYLLPRMANRHGMIAGATGTGKSVTLRVIAESFAKLGIPVFMADVKGDLAGMCQPGGDNPKVAERVTQLGLSDFAYNAFPVMFWDVFGEQGHPLRTTISEMGPMLLTRILNLNDTQGGVLSLVFKVADDNGLLLLDLKDLRAMLQFVAENAKSLTTEYGNVSAASVGAIQRRLLEIEQQGGDKFFGEPALDMDDMMQTGDNGYGLINILAADKLMQSPKLYATFLLWMLSELYEKLPEVGDLEKPKMVFFFDEAHLLFDDAPEALLQKIEQVVRLIRSKGVGVYFVSQNPLDIPDIVLGQLGNRVQHALRAFTPRDQKAVKAAATTFRQNPAIDVEAAITELGVGEALVSMLDEKGTPGIVRRALVAPPHSKLGAITPAERLTVINSSLIAGHYENFVDRESAYEMLKARAEQTAAALQQQATSQQQESSPLMNAAGDMLGAFAKSAARSLGTSVGRQIMRGVLGSIFGGSSGRRR, from the coding sequence ATGGCTGACCCAATTTTGATCGCCAAAGACAGCGAAGAAATTTATTTGTTGCCCAGGATGGCCAATCGTCATGGAATGATTGCCGGAGCAACCGGTACAGGCAAAAGTGTGACGTTACGCGTGATAGCCGAATCGTTTGCCAAATTGGGAATCCCGGTTTTTATGGCCGACGTGAAAGGCGATCTGGCCGGCATGTGCCAGCCGGGTGGCGACAACCCCAAGGTTGCTGAGCGTGTGACGCAACTGGGTTTGAGCGATTTTGCTTACAACGCGTTTCCGGTGATGTTTTGGGATGTGTTTGGCGAACAAGGGCACCCATTGCGAACGACGATCTCCGAAATGGGGCCGATGCTGTTGACCCGAATTCTGAACCTGAATGACACACAGGGCGGAGTGCTTTCCTTGGTGTTCAAAGTCGCCGACGACAATGGGTTGTTGCTGTTGGATTTGAAAGATTTGCGCGCAATGCTGCAATTTGTCGCCGAAAACGCCAAATCGCTGACCACGGAATACGGCAATGTTTCCGCCGCCAGCGTCGGAGCCATTCAACGTCGCTTGCTGGAAATTGAACAACAAGGCGGCGATAAATTTTTTGGCGAACCGGCGCTGGACATGGACGATATGATGCAAACCGGAGACAACGGTTACGGTCTCATTAACATTTTGGCTGCCGATAAATTGATGCAATCGCCGAAGTTATACGCCACGTTTCTGTTGTGGATGTTGTCGGAGCTTTACGAGAAACTACCCGAAGTCGGTGACCTGGAAAAACCCAAAATGGTGTTTTTCTTCGACGAAGCACACCTGTTGTTTGACGATGCGCCGGAAGCCTTACTGCAAAAAATCGAGCAGGTTGTGCGCCTGATTCGTTCCAAAGGCGTAGGCGTTTACTTTGTCAGCCAAAATCCGCTGGACATTCCCGACATCGTTTTGGGACAGCTTGGCAACCGAGTCCAACACGCGTTGCGAGCGTTCACTCCGCGGGATCAGAAAGCCGTGAAAGCCGCCGCGACGACCTTTCGCCAAAATCCTGCCATTGATGTGGAAGCTGCCATCACGGAACTCGGCGTTGGTGAAGCGCTGGTTTCAATGCTGGATGAAAAGGGCACGCCGGGAATTGTCCGCCGCGCCTTGGTCGCTCCGCCGCACAGTAAGCTGGGCGCAATTACGCCCGCCGAACGACTAACCGTTATCAACAGTTCTTTAATTGCAGGTCATTACGAAAACTTTGTGGATCGGGAATCAGCCTATGAAATGCTGAAAGCGCGCGCCGAACAAACCGCGGCGGCTTTGCAGCAACAAGCGACTTCGCAACAACAGGAATCGTCTCCGCTGATGAATGCCGCAGGCGATATGCTCGGCGCGTTTGCCAAAAGCGCCGCGCGGTCGTTGGGAACTTCAGTCGGTCGCCAAATTATGCGTGGTGTGCTTGGGTCAATTTTCGGCGGTTCAAGTGGACGGAGACGGTAG
- the arsS gene encoding arsenosugar biosynthesis radical SAM protein ArsS (Some members of this family are selenoproteins.) — MEKAALPTFEETVARSGLALSPIEIETLQVNVTRLCNQACHHCHVDASPKRTEQMDRATVHRCLEVLAQHPTITKLDLTGGAPELNPHFDYFVMEARRMGKHVMVRHNLTVTIDGNPQTGESKRYLPEFFAEHRVEVISSLPYYQEFFTDKQRGNGVFKKSMEAMKMLNALGYGMADSGLELNLVYNPVGAFLPAPQESLERQYKRELADKFGVAFNRLFTITNMPINRFKKELIRLGTYDDYMTKLVNAFNPSAASGVMCRSLVSVGFDGRLYDCDFNQMLDLGLSPTDGATIFDFDLEKLSRRKIIFDLHCYGCTAGAGSSCGGAIAAG, encoded by the coding sequence ATGGAGAAGGCAGCTTTACCAACTTTTGAAGAAACTGTAGCTCGCAGCGGACTGGCTCTTTCCCCGATAGAGATTGAAACGCTGCAAGTGAATGTCACGCGGTTGTGCAATCAGGCTTGCCACCATTGCCACGTGGACGCTTCGCCGAAACGAACCGAGCAGATGGATCGCGCAACGGTGCATCGCTGCCTGGAAGTTCTCGCCCAACATCCGACGATCACCAAGCTTGATCTGACCGGAGGCGCACCGGAACTCAACCCGCATTTCGATTACTTCGTGATGGAAGCCCGGCGGATGGGCAAGCACGTCATGGTTCGCCATAACCTGACGGTGACGATTGACGGCAATCCGCAAACCGGCGAAAGCAAACGTTACCTGCCGGAATTTTTCGCCGAACATCGAGTCGAAGTCATTTCTTCGCTGCCGTATTACCAGGAGTTTTTCACGGACAAGCAGCGCGGCAACGGCGTCTTCAAAAAGAGCATGGAAGCGATGAAGATGCTGAACGCGCTTGGTTACGGAATGGCGGACAGCGGTCTGGAATTGAATCTGGTGTACAACCCGGTTGGCGCTTTCCTGCCCGCTCCGCAGGAAAGTTTAGAACGGCAGTACAAACGCGAACTGGCTGACAAGTTTGGCGTTGCGTTCAACCGGCTGTTCACGATCACCAATATGCCGATCAACCGGTTCAAGAAGGAGTTGATTCGGTTGGGAACGTACGACGATTACATGACAAAGCTGGTCAATGCGTTCAATCCGTCAGCGGCTTCGGGCGTGATGTGCCGTTCGCTGGTCAGCGTCGGCTTCGACGGGCGTTTGTACGATTGCGATTTCAACCAGATGCTCGATCTGGGGCTTTCGCCAACCGATGGCGCGACGATTTTTGATTTCGACCTGGAAAAGCTTTCCAGGCGGAAAATCATTTTTGACCTGCATTGTTATGGCTGCACAGCAGGTGCGGGCAGCAGTTGCGGCGGCGCGATTGCCGCAGGTTAA
- a CDS encoding carboxymuconolactone decarboxylase family protein yields the protein MSYYEPKDLARFGEIGKFRNELADKFFDYYNAVTGQDGALTKREKALIALAVAHSDKCPYCIDAYTTACLEAGANPEEMTEAVHVAAVMKAGITLVHGVQMHNALEKVGAM from the coding sequence ATGAGCTATTACGAACCCAAAGACTTGGCGCGCTTTGGTGAAATCGGCAAGTTTCGCAACGAATTGGCGGACAAGTTTTTCGACTATTACAACGCCGTCACCGGACAAGACGGCGCGTTGACCAAACGGGAAAAGGCATTGATTGCCTTGGCGGTCGCGCATTCGGACAAATGTCCGTATTGCATTGATGCCTACACGACGGCTTGTTTGGAAGCGGGCGCGAACCCGGAGGAAATGACCGAAGCGGTTCACGTCGCCGCCGTAATGAAAGCGGGGATCACGCTGGTTCACGGCGTGCAAATGCACAACGCGTTGGAAAAAGTCGGAGCGATGTGA
- a CDS encoding nucleotidyltransferase domain-containing protein produces MQTATVEAVDSKTEWYRIENQHGQRLAYIKRLCKQISDAFAPEQIILFGSQAYGTPTPDSDIDLLVVMHYESSHSAQAIQILNQLNVLAPIDLLVRSPEEVRERIEIGDNFMREIFERGKVMYEAAHARMD; encoded by the coding sequence ATGCAAACCGCAACGGTAGAAGCCGTAGATTCCAAAACGGAGTGGTACAGAATAGAAAATCAACACGGTCAAAGACTGGCGTACATAAAACGGCTGTGTAAACAGATTTCCGATGCTTTTGCGCCGGAACAGATTATTTTATTCGGCTCCCAAGCCTACGGAACGCCGACGCCGGATTCCGACATTGACCTGCTGGTCGTCATGCATTACGAAAGCAGCCACTCCGCACAGGCAATCCAGATTTTGAACCAGCTCAACGTGCTTGCGCCGATTGATTTGCTGGTGCGCTCGCCGGAAGAAGTCCGTGAACGAATCGAAATTGGCGACAACTTTATGCGCGAGATTTTCGAGCGAGGAAAGGTGATGTATGAAGCAGCTCACGCTCGAATGGATTGA
- a CDS encoding HEPN domain-containing protein, with product MKQLTLEWIEKAEGDWFAAQQLYRARKHPNYNAACFHTQQCAEKYLKARLQEAGIAFSKTHNLAHLLTLTLQVEPQWIAMQPQMNALSVFAVDFRYPGKSATKLDARQAIKDCREVRRVIRTALKLPV from the coding sequence ATGAAGCAGCTCACGCTCGAATGGATTGAGAAAGCCGAAGGCGATTGGTTTGCCGCCCAGCAACTTTACCGCGCTCGAAAACACCCAAATTATAATGCTGCCTGCTTTCATACCCAGCAATGCGCCGAGAAATATCTCAAAGCCCGGCTCCAAGAAGCAGGAATTGCTTTTAGCAAAACCCATAACCTGGCTCACCTACTTACGCTCACGCTGCAAGTTGAACCGCAATGGATTGCCATGCAGCCTCAGATGAATGCGCTAAGCGTCTTCGCCGTTGATTTTCGCTATCCGGGAAAATCAGCAACAAAGCTGGATGCGCGTCAGGCCATCAAAGATTGCCGCGAAGTCAGGCGAGTCATTCGAACAGCATTAAAATTACCAGTCTAA
- a CDS encoding nucleotidyltransferase family protein, whose amino-acid sequence MTNTDSILTTLKELKPLIASRYKTKEIGLFGSFARGEQREDSDIDVLVEFEEGADLFDLVGLADYLEEALQQKVDVVPKRALREELRDSVLREVVTI is encoded by the coding sequence ATGACAAATACAGATAGCATTCTGACTACATTGAAAGAGCTGAAACCGCTTATCGCCAGCCGGTACAAGACCAAAGAAATCGGTTTGTTCGGCTCATTCGCGCGCGGGGAGCAACGCGAGGACAGCGACATTGATGTGCTGGTTGAATTTGAAGAAGGCGCGGACTTGTTCGATTTGGTAGGGCTGGCGGATTACCTGGAAGAGGCGCTACAGCAGAAAGTGGACGTTGTTCCCAAGCGTGCGCTTCGAGAAGAGTTGCGGGACTCTGTGTTGCGAGAGGTCGTCACGATATGA